One Pullulanibacillus sp. KACC 23026 DNA segment encodes these proteins:
- a CDS encoding dipicolinate synthase subunit B: MDLKGKHIGFGITGSHCTYSQVVPQVQELVDAGANVTCFVTYTVKNTVTRFGDGRDWVKKVEEITGNKVVDSIVEAEPYGPKKPLDCMVIAPLTGNSMSKFARAQTDSPVLMAAKATMRNLCPVVLGISTNDGLGLNMANIAALMAAKNIYFIPFGQDMPDTKPQSLVARMDDLKATVECALEGKQIQPVLIEKFRDLM; this comes from the coding sequence ATGGATTTGAAAGGAAAACATATTGGCTTTGGCATAACCGGCTCACATTGCACCTATAGTCAGGTCGTCCCGCAAGTACAAGAGTTAGTAGATGCAGGGGCAAACGTGACGTGCTTTGTGACCTATACGGTCAAAAACACCGTCACACGGTTTGGCGATGGCCGTGACTGGGTCAAGAAAGTGGAAGAAATAACAGGAAATAAAGTAGTAGACTCGATCGTTGAGGCAGAGCCTTACGGGCCCAAAAAACCTTTGGATTGCATGGTCATTGCTCCGTTAACCGGTAATTCAATGAGTAAATTTGCAAGAGCTCAAACCGATAGTCCTGTGCTAATGGCTGCGAAAGCAACGATGCGTAACCTTTGCCCAGTCGTTCTTGGGATATCAACAAATGATGGTTTAGGACTGAATATGGCTAATATTGCGGCCCTTATGGCAGCGAAAAACATTTATTTTATTCCTTTTGGTCAAGATATGCCAGATACCAAACCGCAATCCCTTGTTGCCCGAATGGACGATCTGAAGGCAACTGTTGAGTGCGCCCTTGAAGGAAAACAGATCCAGCCAGTGCTCATTGAAAAATTTCGTGATTTAATGTAA
- the dpaA gene encoding dipicolinic acid synthetase subunit A has product MLTGIHIVIIGGDARQLEVIDKLNNLDAQLDLVGFDRLDQYFHGVNKMDLEDIDPTTVDVIVLPVSGANNEGYVESIFTEKKIQLTKEWLSETPENCVIYSGIPTAFLLECERDCKCTLVKLFERDDVAIYNSIPTVEGTIMMVIQNTDITIHGSNVIILGLGRTGMSLARTFDALGAHVKVGARRPEHMARITEMGLEPFHIKDLENKVSDVDVVINTVPAKIITSLVLSQMPSRALVVDVASKPGGTDFRYAERRGIKAILAPGIPGIVAPKTAGRIIANVLSELLLERFEKTDN; this is encoded by the coding sequence ATGTTAACAGGTATTCATATAGTGATTATAGGTGGCGATGCTCGGCAGTTAGAGGTCATTGACAAGTTAAACAACCTGGATGCACAGCTTGATTTAGTTGGGTTTGATCGACTGGATCAGTATTTTCATGGTGTGAACAAAATGGATTTGGAGGATATTGATCCAACAACCGTTGATGTGATCGTTCTTCCAGTCAGCGGGGCTAATAACGAAGGTTATGTTGAATCTATTTTTACAGAAAAGAAGATTCAACTGACGAAAGAATGGCTTTCCGAGACACCTGAAAACTGTGTAATTTATTCAGGTATTCCTACCGCATTTCTTTTGGAATGTGAGAGAGACTGCAAATGCACACTCGTCAAGTTATTTGAACGAGATGATGTCGCCATTTACAATTCGATTCCAACCGTTGAGGGCACGATTATGATGGTCATCCAAAACACGGACATAACCATCCATGGATCAAATGTAATTATTCTAGGGCTCGGTCGAACAGGGATGTCGCTCGCTCGCACATTTGATGCCTTAGGGGCACATGTGAAAGTGGGAGCAAGACGGCCAGAACACATGGCTCGTATAACTGAAATGGGATTAGAGCCCTTTCACATAAAGGATCTTGAAAATAAAGTGTCGGATGTGGATGTGGTGATCAATACGGTTCCGGCTAAAATTATCACAAGCTTAGTCCTCTCCCAAATGCCTTCGCGTGCTTTGGTCGTTGACGTGGCTTCTAAACCAGGAGGAACCGATTTCCGCTATGCAGAAAGGCGAGGCATTAAAGCCATTCTTGCTCCTGGGATTCCGGGAATTGTCGCGCCGAAAACGGCCGGAAGAATCATAGCGAATGTTCTTTCAGAGCTTTTGCTCGAACGGTTTGAAAAGACCGACAATTAG
- a CDS encoding pitrilysin family protein, producing MIKKHTCANGIRVVLETIPTVRSVTIGIWIGTGSRNETKETNGISHFIEHMLFKGTETRSAREIAEAFDQVGGQVNAFTSKEYTCLYAKVLDQHAPYAIDVLSDMLFHSTFDKEELNREKQVVYEEIKMYEDTPDDRVHDLLSEASYGHHPLGLPILGTEATLSEFSPESLREYMSTHYLPGEIVVSIAGNVDESILAQVDEIFSSYQADQKVLDEQTPKFFTGKIGRKKETEQAHLCLGFNGLALGDEDLYTLTVMNNILGGSMSSRLFQEVREERGLAYSIFSFHTAHKDSGLLTIYGGTGAEQIQTLYDTIFMTLDTLVASGISEKELRNSKEQMKGSMMLSLESTSSRMSRNAKNELMLGRHRPFDELTELIDRVSLSDVKQMAERLFTSDFSCSIISPTGDLPKSKVH from the coding sequence TTGATAAAAAAACATACATGTGCAAATGGTATTCGAGTGGTATTGGAAACCATTCCAACAGTGCGTTCCGTGACAATTGGAATTTGGATTGGCACCGGTTCGCGCAATGAAACGAAAGAAACAAATGGCATTTCTCACTTTATTGAACACATGCTCTTTAAAGGGACGGAGACGCGCTCTGCCCGTGAGATTGCCGAAGCTTTTGATCAAGTAGGCGGTCAGGTCAATGCTTTTACGTCAAAGGAATATACCTGCCTATACGCTAAAGTTCTAGATCAGCACGCGCCTTATGCGATTGATGTTTTATCGGATATGCTGTTTCACTCAACGTTTGACAAAGAGGAATTAAATCGTGAGAAACAGGTTGTCTATGAGGAAATCAAGATGTATGAAGATACGCCTGATGATCGCGTCCATGATTTGCTTAGCGAGGCAAGCTATGGTCATCATCCGCTTGGACTTCCGATTCTAGGGACGGAAGCGACACTTTCTGAGTTTAGTCCAGAGAGCCTCAGGGAGTATATGTCCACTCACTATTTGCCAGGTGAAATCGTTGTTTCAATTGCTGGAAACGTCGATGAAAGCATCCTTGCTCAAGTGGATGAGATATTTAGCAGCTACCAAGCCGATCAAAAGGTTCTTGATGAACAAACTCCAAAGTTTTTTACTGGGAAGATCGGCCGAAAAAAAGAAACGGAACAGGCCCATCTGTGTCTTGGGTTTAATGGTCTGGCTCTTGGTGATGAGGACCTTTACACCTTAACGGTCATGAACAATATTTTAGGCGGATCTATGAGCAGCCGTTTATTCCAAGAAGTACGTGAAGAGCGCGGCCTTGCTTATTCGATCTTCTCTTTTCATACCGCTCACAAAGACAGCGGCCTTCTCACTATATATGGAGGGACAGGTGCTGAGCAAATTCAAACCCTTTACGATACCATTTTTATGACACTAGATACGCTTGTTGCCTCTGGGATAAGCGAGAAAGAATTACGAAACAGTAAGGAACAGATGAAAGGCAGTATGATGCTAAGCTTAGAGAGCACATCCAGTCGCATGAGCCGTAATGCCAAGAATGAGTTGATGTTAGGCCGTCATCGTCCTTTTGATGAGCTGACAGAGCTCATTGACCGGGTCAGCCTAAGCGATGTGAAACAAATGGCAGAGCGCCTGTTCACCTCTGATTTTTCCTGTTCAATCATTAGTCCGACCGGCGATCTTCCTAAATCAAAGGTCCATTAA
- a CDS encoding polysaccharide deacetylase family protein, producing MKRMILSGLVFACLVWMTFGSISSYRGLFLSQFIPQLNALDQTAAGVYHPLLNKIKTYAGTHNVKPIDAKLDPVWKAVPGYNGREVNIMASYHNMEDTKTFDPSKVVYQEVPPKVHLKDLAPHPIYHGNPNKPMVALLINVSTGSNEYLPQILKTLDQFGVSATFFLDGQWVKDNPRLAMLICEEGHAIGNFGYNQENMKTLSKAKQTAQIKKTNDVLEAVLDIKPHYFFPPQGSFNEQTLEATNKLGMRTVLWSVDTLDWKNPDPNDMLEIVNTEVESGSMVVMRASKGTAESIGSMIESIEQKGYTLGTVPELLSEERIGD from the coding sequence ATGAAGCGCATGATTTTAAGCGGGCTCGTCTTTGCATGCTTAGTTTGGATGACGTTCGGTTCGATTAGCTCTTATCGCGGCTTATTCTTATCACAATTCATCCCTCAATTGAATGCCCTTGATCAAACCGCTGCAGGGGTTTATCATCCATTATTGAATAAAATTAAAACGTATGCAGGTACGCATAATGTGAAGCCGATCGATGCAAAGCTCGATCCTGTTTGGAAAGCTGTTCCAGGTTATAATGGGCGAGAAGTTAATATAATGGCTTCGTATCACAATATGGAAGACACAAAGACCTTTGATCCCTCCAAAGTGGTGTATCAAGAAGTCCCTCCAAAAGTCCACTTGAAGGATCTCGCCCCCCATCCGATTTATCATGGCAACCCAAATAAACCAATGGTCGCGCTGTTGATTAATGTTTCAACAGGCAGCAATGAGTATTTGCCGCAGATTTTAAAGACCCTTGACCAATTCGGTGTAAGTGCGACCTTTTTTCTGGATGGCCAATGGGTGAAGGATAATCCGCGTCTTGCCATGCTCATTTGTGAAGAAGGGCATGCGATCGGTAATTTTGGTTATAACCAAGAAAATATGAAGACTTTATCTAAGGCAAAGCAAACGGCACAAATCAAAAAAACCAATGACGTCCTTGAAGCAGTGTTAGATATCAAGCCGCATTATTTTTTTCCGCCGCAAGGCTCTTTTAATGAACAAACACTAGAAGCAACGAATAAACTAGGCATGAGAACCGTCTTGTGGTCAGTGGATACGCTTGATTGGAAGAACCCAGACCCCAATGATATGCTTGAGATTGTGAACACAGAAGTGGAATCGGGCTCCATGGTCGTGATGCGCGCTTCAAAAGGAACCGCTGAGAGCATTGGATCAATGATCGAATCCATCGAACAAAAAGGATACACCCTTGGAACGGTCCCAGAACTATTAAGTGAAGAACGAATTGGGGATTAA
- the pnp gene encoding polyribonucleotide nucleotidyltransferase yields MEQQKKHVYTMDWAGRTLTLEIGELAKQASGAVMVRYGETAVLSTVTASQEPKDLPFFPLTVNYEERLYAVGKIPGGFIKREGRPSEKAILASRLIDRPIRPLFEDGFRNEVQVVSIVMSADQDCSSEMAAMFGSSLALSISDIPFEGPIAGVIVGRVDGELIINPTVEQAEKSDLHLTVAGTKDAINMVEAGADEVPEEVMLDAIMFGHDYIKKLVAFQEEIASEIGKPKREVVLFKPEAEIEAKIREEATEKLKEAIHIEEKKAREAAIDEVKAEVIARYESDEAYADKIGQINEVLYKIVKEEVRRSIVVDHVRPDGRDIDEIRPLSSAVDLLPRTHGSALFTRGQTQALSICTLGALGDVQILDGLDMEESKRFMHHYNFPPFSVGEARPMRGPGRREIGHGALGERALEPVIPDEKAFPYTIRLVSEVLESNGSTSQASICASTMAMMHAGVPIKSPVAGIAMGLVKHGEDVCVLTDIQGMEDALGDMDFKVAGTNKGVTALQMDIKISGITRDILKTALTQAREGRMKILDHMLSTIAEPRKELSKYAPKILIMSIDPDKIRDVIGPGGKIINKIIDETGVKIDIEQDGMIYISSTDQQGNEKAKKIIEDIVREVKVGEVYLGKVKRIEKFGAFVEIFNGKDGLVHISELDQKRIAKVEDVVNLGDEVLVKVIDIDKQGRVKLSRKQAMEKAEDKDPVSNK; encoded by the coding sequence ATGGAACAACAAAAAAAACATGTGTACACCATGGACTGGGCAGGCCGTACGCTAACGCTTGAAATTGGCGAATTAGCGAAACAGGCAAGCGGTGCAGTCATGGTGAGATACGGGGAGACGGCGGTTCTTTCGACGGTAACAGCGTCACAAGAGCCAAAGGATCTTCCTTTCTTCCCTTTGACAGTAAACTATGAAGAACGACTTTATGCGGTTGGGAAAATTCCTGGCGGGTTTATTAAACGCGAAGGACGTCCAAGCGAAAAGGCGATTCTTGCTAGCCGTTTAATTGACCGCCCGATTCGACCGTTGTTTGAAGATGGGTTTCGAAATGAGGTCCAAGTTGTCAGCATTGTAATGAGTGCCGACCAGGATTGTTCTTCTGAAATGGCCGCTATGTTTGGTTCTTCCTTAGCGCTTTCGATCTCGGATATTCCATTTGAAGGACCTATTGCAGGCGTTATCGTGGGAAGAGTCGACGGTGAACTGATCATTAATCCGACAGTTGAACAAGCTGAGAAGAGTGATCTCCACTTAACCGTTGCAGGAACTAAGGATGCTATTAACATGGTTGAAGCGGGTGCTGATGAGGTTCCTGAAGAAGTCATGCTTGATGCGATCATGTTTGGTCATGATTACATCAAAAAATTAGTGGCCTTCCAAGAAGAGATCGCTTCTGAAATTGGTAAGCCTAAGCGTGAGGTTGTTTTATTTAAGCCTGAAGCGGAAATAGAGGCTAAAATTCGCGAGGAAGCTACCGAAAAATTAAAAGAAGCCATCCATATAGAAGAAAAGAAAGCGCGTGAAGCGGCGATTGACGAAGTTAAAGCAGAAGTCATCGCTCGTTATGAATCCGACGAAGCTTATGCAGACAAAATCGGTCAAATTAATGAAGTCCTTTACAAAATTGTAAAAGAAGAAGTGAGACGTTCGATCGTTGTGGATCATGTACGTCCAGATGGCCGAGACATTGATGAAATTCGTCCGCTTTCATCTGCGGTTGATCTTTTACCAAGAACGCACGGCTCCGCTTTATTTACACGCGGTCAAACACAAGCTTTAAGTATTTGTACATTAGGAGCACTTGGGGATGTGCAAATTCTCGATGGTCTCGATATGGAAGAGTCCAAGCGGTTTATGCATCACTATAACTTCCCTCCATTCAGTGTCGGTGAAGCGCGTCCTATGCGCGGGCCAGGCCGTCGTGAAATTGGACATGGCGCCTTAGGTGAACGAGCTTTGGAGCCGGTTATTCCTGATGAAAAAGCATTTCCTTATACGATTCGCCTTGTTTCTGAAGTTCTTGAATCCAACGGTTCGACTTCGCAGGCAAGTATTTGTGCCAGCACAATGGCCATGATGCACGCGGGTGTTCCAATTAAATCACCAGTTGCCGGTATTGCAATGGGGCTTGTCAAGCACGGTGAGGATGTATGTGTACTGACAGACATCCAAGGTATGGAAGATGCTCTTGGTGACATGGACTTTAAGGTTGCAGGAACGAACAAGGGAGTCACGGCTCTTCAAATGGACATCAAGATCTCGGGTATTACCCGTGATATTCTGAAGACTGCCTTAACTCAAGCACGCGAAGGCCGCATGAAGATATTGGATCACATGCTTTCGACGATTGCTGAGCCAAGAAAAGAACTTTCCAAATATGCACCAAAAATTCTTATCATGTCTATTGATCCAGATAAAATCAGAGATGTTATTGGACCGGGCGGTAAGATTATTAATAAGATTATTGATGAAACAGGCGTTAAGATCGACATTGAGCAAGATGGAATGATTTACATTTCATCGACCGACCAACAAGGAAACGAAAAAGCCAAGAAGATTATTGAAGATATTGTTAGAGAAGTTAAAGTGGGCGAAGTTTACCTTGGTAAGGTTAAGCGCATTGAGAAATTCGGCGCCTTTGTTGAAATCTTTAACGGAAAAGATGGTCTTGTTCATATTTCTGAGTTGGATCAAAAGCGCATTGCTAAGGTTGAAGATGTTGTCAATCTTGGAGATGAGGTTTTAGTAAAAGTAATTGATATTGATAAGCAAGGGCGGGTTAAGCTCTCTCGCAAGCAAGCGATGGAGAAAGCCGAAGATAAAGACCCTGTTTCCAATAAATAA
- the rpsO gene encoding 30S ribosomal protein S15, with protein sequence MALTKERKTELVNEFRTHEGDTGSPEVQVAILTEQINTLNEHLRDHKKDHASRRGLLKMVGKRRNLLAYLRNSDVQRYRELINKLGLRR encoded by the coding sequence ATGGCTTTGACAAAAGAACGCAAAACGGAACTTGTGAACGAATTCCGCACTCATGAAGGCGATACAGGTTCTCCAGAAGTACAGGTTGCTATCCTAACTGAGCAAATTAACACGTTAAACGAGCATTTACGCGATCATAAGAAGGATCATGCTTCACGTCGCGGTTTGTTGAAAATGGTTGGGAAACGTCGTAATCTTCTTGCTTACCTACGTAACAGTGATGTTCAACGTTATCGCGAGTTGATTAATAAACTTGGTTTACGTCGATAA
- the ribF gene encoding riboflavin biosynthesis protein RibF: MEIIHLTHPIDHRLKTSGEKVMALGYFDGVHIGHQKVIQTAVESAREKGQKAAVMTFHPHPSVVLKQLKKRDDYLTPVEEKARLIADLGVDELYIVTFSQAFSQLTPQEFVDTYLIMLDVKHVVAGFDFTYGRMAKGNMTTLLEESRNMFKVTVVPKVELTEVKVSTTLIRDHILEGQVDRVIPMLGRPYSIKGKVIEGDPKGRTIGFPIANVNTDEPYVYPQSGVYAVEVETKIGRRQGVSTVSERTAFNEQEIKPLIEIYLFDFNGDSYGETVTVFWYKKLRDERAITETEELKAQLEKDKREAIAFFNTQLTV; the protein is encoded by the coding sequence ATGGAAATTATACACTTAACGCATCCGATCGATCATCGACTTAAAACCTCTGGCGAAAAAGTGATGGCGCTAGGTTACTTTGACGGTGTGCATATTGGGCATCAAAAGGTGATCCAAACGGCGGTTGAAAGTGCACGTGAGAAGGGGCAAAAAGCCGCAGTTATGACGTTTCATCCTCACCCTTCCGTTGTTTTGAAACAATTGAAGAAACGGGATGATTATTTAACGCCGGTAGAGGAAAAAGCAAGGTTAATTGCAGACTTAGGTGTGGACGAACTTTATATTGTCACATTCAGTCAAGCGTTCAGTCAGCTGACACCACAGGAATTTGTGGATACTTACCTGATTATGCTCGATGTGAAGCATGTCGTTGCTGGTTTTGATTTTACCTATGGCCGGATGGCAAAAGGAAATATGACAACACTATTAGAAGAATCAAGAAATATGTTTAAAGTGACTGTCGTTCCTAAGGTGGAACTGACGGAGGTAAAGGTAAGTACCACGCTTATCCGCGACCATATTTTAGAAGGACAGGTTGACCGTGTTATCCCAATGCTTGGCAGACCTTATAGTATTAAAGGCAAAGTGATAGAAGGTGACCCTAAGGGAAGAACAATTGGCTTTCCAATCGCGAACGTCAACACGGATGAGCCGTATGTTTATCCACAAAGCGGAGTCTATGCGGTCGAGGTTGAGACAAAGATCGGACGTCGCCAAGGTGTGTCTACCGTTAGCGAACGTACAGCCTTCAATGAACAGGAGATCAAGCCTCTAATTGAAATCTATCTTTTTGATTTTAATGGAGATAGTTATGGAGAGACCGTCACCGTTTTTTGGTACAAAAAGCTTCGCGATGAGCGAGCAATCACGGAAACAGAAGAATTAAAAGCCCAATTAGAAAAAGATAAACGAGAAGCCATTGCTTTTTTTAATACTCAACTTACGGTTTAA
- the truB gene encoding tRNA pseudouridine(55) synthase TruB, producing the protein MYDGILPLYKPRGMTSHDAIYKLRKLLHMKRIGHTGTLDPDVDGVLPICLGRATRVAEYITNGIKAYEGTVALGTSTTTEDASGEIVSEKEVEKPIPREKVLTVLQGFLGERQQTPPMYSAVKVRGKRLYEYAREGIPVERPTRQIIIYTLQLRDEASSYMNKIPFEVVCGKGTYVRTLAVEIGEQLGYPAHLESLTRTVSGGYSLEDCYTFSDIEKAVETEKLQDLLAPIEKALQDFQKWIVSNEEESKIQNGAVLPLSEDLNFNNEPIAVYNRKGHCLALYQLHPQKEGFIKPMKVFSSAD; encoded by the coding sequence ATGTACGACGGTATTTTACCATTATACAAACCAAGAGGGATGACCTCCCATGATGCCATATATAAACTTAGAAAACTGCTCCACATGAAGCGTATCGGGCATACGGGGACGCTTGACCCGGATGTGGACGGTGTGTTACCGATTTGCTTAGGGCGAGCAACACGTGTTGCCGAATACATTACAAATGGGATAAAGGCCTATGAGGGGACCGTTGCTTTAGGAACTTCCACCACCACCGAAGATGCTTCTGGTGAAATTGTTAGCGAAAAGGAAGTGGAAAAGCCTATACCTCGGGAAAAGGTTTTGACCGTTCTTCAAGGCTTCCTTGGGGAAAGACAGCAAACCCCGCCGATGTATTCTGCCGTTAAAGTAAGAGGGAAAAGGCTTTATGAGTACGCACGTGAAGGCATTCCAGTCGAACGTCCGACAAGACAAATTATCATTTATACCTTGCAATTAAGGGATGAGGCGTCTTCTTATATGAATAAAATTCCATTTGAAGTTGTGTGCGGTAAAGGAACCTATGTTCGAACATTGGCCGTTGAAATTGGTGAACAGCTAGGATATCCCGCCCATTTGGAAAGCCTGACACGGACCGTTTCAGGAGGCTATTCATTAGAGGATTGTTACACGTTTTCTGACATTGAAAAGGCCGTAGAGACGGAGAAGCTGCAAGACTTGCTAGCCCCTATTGAAAAGGCTCTTCAAGACTTCCAGAAATGGATCGTTTCCAATGAGGAAGAGTCGAAAATTCAAAATGGGGCTGTTCTTCCTCTTTCAGAAGACTTAAACTTTAACAATGAGCCTATTGCAGTTTATAATAGAAAAGGTCATTGTTTAGCGCTCTATCAATTACATCCGCAAAAAGAGGGCTTTATAAAGCCGATGAAGGTTTTTTCATCGGCCGACTGA
- the rbfA gene encoding 30S ribosome-binding factor RbfA → MANVRANRVAEQMKKEMTDIISNRIKDPRVGFVTVTGVDVTGDLQQATVYVTVLGDEKNKSDSLDGLNKAKGFIRSEIGQRIRLRKTPEIRFMIDESTEYGNRINKLLHDLERDF, encoded by the coding sequence ATGGCAAATGTTCGTGCCAATCGAGTAGCTGAGCAAATGAAGAAAGAAATGACGGATATTATTTCTAACCGAATAAAAGATCCGAGAGTGGGTTTCGTTACAGTTACAGGAGTTGACGTAACGGGCGATTTGCAGCAGGCTACCGTCTATGTCACGGTGTTAGGTGACGAAAAAAATAAATCGGACTCGTTAGACGGGCTAAATAAGGCGAAGGGATTTATAAGATCTGAAATTGGTCAGCGAATTCGCCTCCGCAAAACACCAGAGATTCGTTTTATGATTGATGAATCAACGGAATATGGCAACCGTATAAATAAACTGCTTCACGACCTCGAACGCGATTTTTAA
- a CDS encoding DUF503 family protein produces MIIGLVTCECLLYETHSLKEKRTILQSILTRARQRFNVSASEIGFQDQWQRTKMAFIAVSSSRKVVENELQAALALIDQRPEIERAETLYEWL; encoded by the coding sequence TTGATCATTGGCCTAGTAACGTGTGAATGCTTGCTTTATGAAACACACTCTTTAAAAGAAAAACGTACTATATTGCAAAGTATTTTAACTCGCGCTAGGCAAAGGTTTAACGTATCTGCAAGTGAGATTGGCTTTCAAGATCAGTGGCAGCGTACCAAAATGGCTTTTATAGCCGTCTCTTCTTCACGCAAAGTCGTCGAAAACGAACTGCAAGCAGCCTTAGCCCTGATCGACCAACGCCCCGAAATAGAAAGAGCAGAAACGTTGTATGAATGGCTCTAA